Proteins from one Esox lucius isolate fEsoLuc1 chromosome 19, fEsoLuc1.pri, whole genome shotgun sequence genomic window:
- the tes gene encoding testin, which translates to MEVEREIKKMTLGHEIGAGAACLKCKDKCEGFELHFWRKICRNCKCGLAEHDVQMHSEDDRKVGKLFEDTKYTGLMAKLKTDGVPTYQSSQVTLSVSASPAVATAVPYSPPYGGPVATGTSTGPGFGSGAGLAAGAGARSVAGGGGGAGAGAGAGGGGGASAGPATTTKPVAVSVVKDAAPMKTATCEWVPPGVRQYMAMRYIELLPPERRPISGTQGAAYRRHQMAVQLPEHDQDPAKCHDLTPAEVKQMQQYVRKYKDEALGVGDVKLPEEMGQAPGQQGGPGQGGPGQGDPRMATGPGSNQGGGRGSKVGPALAGETGAVGAFGSAGAGPGSGVLPGPRGPESGGYPGAGQPGPGDMGTAATTGAHQAGPCGHYACHHCHLPMSQGEPAVFAERAGYDKLWHPACFVCCTCSELLVDMIYFWKKGQLYCGRHYGDSEKPRCGGCDELIFSNEYTQAEDQNWHLKHFCCFDCDCVLAGETYVMENNKPVCKPCYMKSHAVVCVACQKPVDPEAQRVSYEAFHWHAEPQCFQCSGCAKCLVGVRFMVVQGKLFCSVECKKKIMT; encoded by the exons ATGACCCTGGGCCATGAGATCGGTGCTGGAGCCGCCTGCCTGAAATGCAAGGacaaatgtgaggggtttgagCTGCACTTCTGGAG AAAGATCTGCCGGAACTGTAAGTGTGGCCTGGCCGAGCACGATGTGCAGATGCACTCTGAGGACGACAGGAAGGTGGGGAAGCTGTTCGAGGACACCAAGTACACGGGCCTCATGGCCAAGCTGAAGACCGATGGCGTCCCCACATACCAGAGCAGCCAGGTCACCTTGTCCGTCTCAGCCAGCCCTGCGGTAGCCACCGCTGTACCATACAGTCCTCCATATGGCGGCCCCGTGGCCACCGGAACCAGCACTGGCCCGGGATTTGGGTCCGGGGCCGGCCTGGCGGCAGGAGCTGGGGCCAGGTCTGTTGCTGGCGGTGGAGGCGGGGCCGGGGCTGGCGCAGGTGCTGGCGGCGGAGGTGGCGCTAGTGCTGGGCCAGCTACCACGACCAAACCTGTGGCGGTCAGTGTGGTGAAGGATGCGGCGCCTATGAAGACCGCCACCTGTGAATGGGTGCCTCCTGGAGTCAGACAGTACATG GCGATGCGTTATATTGAGCTCCTGCCCCCCGAGAGGCGTCCCATCTCTGGAACGCAGGGCGCTGCCTACCGCAGGCATCAGATGGCCGTGCAGCTGCCGGAGCATGACCAGGACCCCGCCAAGTGCCACGACCTGACCCCCGCAGAGGTCAAACAGATGCAGCAGTATGTCCGCAAGTACAAGGACGAGGCCCTGGGGGTGGGAGACGTTAAACTGCCTGAGGAGATGGGACAGGCTCCAGGTCAGCAGGGAGGACCAGGACAGGGAGGACCAGGACAGGGAGACCCAAGGATGGCAACAGGTCCTGGGTCAAACCAAGGTGGGGGTCGGGGGTCAAAGGTTGGCCCTGCCCTGGCTGGTGAAACTGGGGCTGTGGGAGCTTTTGGATCTGCAGGTGCTGGTCCCGGTTCTGGGGTTTTGCCGGGACCAAGGGGACCAGAGTCTGGAGGTTACCCTGGGGCAGGACAACCCGGACCAGGAGACATGGGTACTGCAGCCACCACTGGAGCTCATCAGGCAGGGCCCTGTGGACACTAT GCATGCCACCACTGCCATCTCCCCATGAGTCAGGGGGAGCCAGCAGTCTTCGCCGAGCGTGCCGGCTACGACAAGCTGTGGCACCCCGCCTGCTTTGTGTGTTGTACTTGCTCTGAGCTCCTGGTGGACATGATCTACTTCTGGAAGAAGGGGCAGCTCTACTGTGGACGTCACTACGGAGACAGTGAGAAGCCCCGCTGCGGAGGATGTGATGAG ctgATCTTCAGTAACGAGTACACACAGGCCGAGGACCAGAACTGGCACCTGAAGCACTTCTGCTGCTTTGACTGTGACTGTGTGCTGGCTGGAGAGACCTACGTCATGGAGAATAACAAGCCCGTCTGCAAGCCCTGCTACATGAAGAGCCATGCTGTG gtgtgtgtggcCTGCCAGAAGCCTGTGGACCCGGAGGCGCAGCGTGTCTCCTACGAGGCGTTCCACTGGCACGCTGAGCCCCAGTGTTTCCAGTGCTCCGGCTGTGCCAAGTGTTTGGTGGGCGTGCGCTTCATGGTCGTGCAGGGCAAGCTGTTCTGCTCCGTCGAATGTAAGAAGAAGATCATGACCTAG